One genomic window of Bradyrhizobium sp. CCGE-LA001 includes the following:
- the ahcY gene encoding adenosylhomocysteinase yields MNAKPGFTDYIVKDISLADFGRKELSLAETEMPGLMATREEYGPKQPLKGARIAGSLHMTIQTGVLIETLAALGADIRWVSCNIYSTQDHAAAAIAAAGIPVFAVKGETLTEYWDYTAKLFDWHGGGHPNMILDDGGDATMYVHLGLRAENGDTAFLDKPGSEEEEVFFALLKKQLKEKPKGYFAAIAESIKGVSEETTTGVHRLYDMQKAGKLLWPAINVNDSVTKSKFDNLYGCRESLVDGIRRGTDVMLSGKVAMVAGFGDVGKGSAASLRQAGCRVMVSEVDPICALQAAMEGYEVVTMEDAAPRADIFVTATGNKDIITIEHMRAMKDRAIVCNIGHFDNEIQIAALRNLKWTNIKPQVDEIEFPDKHRIIMLSEGRLVNLGNAMGHPSFVMSASFTNQTLAQIELFANNKDGKYKKEVYVLPKTLDEKVARLHLAKIGVKLTELRKDQADYIGVKQEGPYKSDHYRY; encoded by the coding sequence ATGAACGCGAAGCCCGGCTTCACCGATTACATCGTCAAGGACATTTCGCTGGCCGATTTCGGCCGCAAGGAACTCTCGCTGGCCGAGACCGAGATGCCCGGCCTGATGGCCACCCGCGAGGAGTACGGCCCGAAGCAGCCGCTGAAGGGCGCGCGCATCGCCGGCTCGCTGCACATGACGATTCAGACCGGCGTGCTGATCGAGACGCTGGCAGCGCTCGGCGCCGACATCCGCTGGGTCTCCTGCAACATCTACTCGACGCAGGATCACGCCGCCGCCGCGATCGCGGCCGCCGGCATTCCCGTCTTCGCCGTCAAGGGCGAGACGCTGACCGAGTACTGGGACTACACCGCAAAGCTGTTCGACTGGCACGGCGGCGGTCACCCGAACATGATCCTCGATGACGGCGGCGACGCCACCATGTACGTCCATCTCGGTCTGCGCGCCGAGAACGGCGACACCGCCTTCCTCGACAAGCCCGGCTCCGAGGAAGAGGAAGTCTTCTTCGCGCTTCTGAAGAAGCAGCTCAAGGAGAAGCCGAAGGGCTACTTCGCCGCGATCGCCGAGAGCATCAAGGGCGTCTCCGAAGAGACCACCACGGGCGTGCATCGTCTCTACGACATGCAGAAGGCCGGCAAGCTGCTGTGGCCGGCCATCAACGTCAACGACAGCGTCACCAAGTCGAAGTTCGACAACCTCTACGGCTGCCGTGAATCGCTGGTCGACGGCATCCGCCGCGGCACCGACGTGATGCTGTCGGGCAAGGTCGCGATGGTCGCCGGCTTCGGCGACGTCGGCAAGGGCTCGGCCGCTTCGCTGCGCCAGGCCGGCTGCCGCGTCATGGTCTCCGAAGTCGATCCGATCTGCGCGCTGCAGGCCGCGATGGAAGGCTACGAGGTCGTGACCATGGAAGACGCCGCGCCCCGCGCCGACATCTTCGTCACCGCCACCGGCAACAAGGACATCATCACCATCGAGCACATGCGTGCGATGAAGGATCGCGCCATCGTCTGCAACATCGGCCACTTCGACAACGAGATCCAGATCGCGGCTCTCCGCAATCTGAAGTGGACCAACATCAAGCCGCAGGTCGACGAGATCGAGTTTCCCGACAAGCACCGCATCATCATGCTGTCGGAGGGCCGCCTCGTGAACCTCGGCAACGCGATGGGCCATCCGTCCTTCGTGATGTCGGCGTCCTTCACCAACCAGACGCTGGCGCAGATCGAGCTGTTCGCCAACAACAAGGACGGCAAGTACAAGAAGGAAGTGTACGTGCTGCCGAAGACGCTCGACGAGAAGGTCGCCCGCCTGCACCTCGCCAAGATCGGCGTCAAGCTCACCGAGCTGCGCAAGGATCAGGCCGACTACATCGGCGTGAAGCAGGAAGGTCCGTACAAGAGCGATCACTACCGCTACTGA
- the metK gene encoding methionine adenosyltransferase — protein sequence MRASYLFTSESVSEGHPDKVCDRISDEIVDLFYREGPKAGIDPWQIRAACETLATTNKVVIAGETRGPKSVTNEQIESVVRGAIKDIGYEQEGFHWKTADIEILLHPQSADIAQGVDALQPGEVKEEGAGDQGIMFGYATNETPDLMPAPIFYAHKILRLISEARHSGREKVLGPDSKSQVTVQYENGKPVGVREIVVSHQHLVEDISSKQIRDIVEPYVREALPKDWITPKTIWHINPTGKFYIGGPDGDSGLTGRKIIVDTYGGAAPHGGGAFSGKDPTKVDRSAAYAARYVAKNIVAAGLADRCTLQLAYAIGVARPLSIYIDTHGTGKVSEDQLEKAAAKAMDLTPRGIRTHLDLNRPIYARTSAYGHFGRTPDNEGGFSWEKTDLVEPLKRAL from the coding sequence ATGCGCGCGTCCTATCTCTTCACCAGCGAGTCCGTGTCCGAAGGCCATCCAGACAAGGTCTGTGACCGGATCTCCGACGAGATCGTCGACCTGTTCTATCGCGAAGGGCCGAAGGCCGGCATCGACCCCTGGCAGATCCGTGCCGCCTGCGAGACGCTGGCGACCACCAACAAGGTGGTGATCGCTGGCGAGACCCGCGGTCCGAAGTCGGTGACCAACGAGCAGATCGAGAGCGTCGTCCGCGGCGCGATCAAGGACATCGGCTACGAGCAGGAAGGCTTCCACTGGAAGACCGCCGACATCGAGATCCTGCTGCATCCGCAGTCGGCCGACATCGCCCAGGGCGTCGATGCGCTGCAGCCTGGCGAGGTCAAGGAAGAGGGCGCGGGCGATCAGGGCATCATGTTCGGCTACGCCACCAACGAGACGCCCGATTTGATGCCGGCGCCGATCTTCTACGCCCACAAGATCCTCCGCCTCATCTCCGAAGCCCGTCACTCCGGCAGGGAGAAGGTGCTCGGCCCCGACTCCAAGAGCCAGGTCACCGTCCAGTACGAGAACGGCAAGCCGGTCGGCGTGCGTGAGATCGTGGTCTCGCACCAGCACCTGGTCGAGGACATCTCGTCCAAGCAGATCCGCGACATCGTCGAGCCCTATGTGCGCGAGGCGCTGCCGAAGGACTGGATCACGCCGAAGACGATCTGGCACATCAACCCGACCGGCAAGTTCTACATCGGCGGCCCCGACGGCGATTCCGGCCTGACCGGCCGCAAGATCATCGTCGACACCTATGGCGGCGCGGCCCCGCATGGCGGCGGCGCATTCTCCGGCAAGGATCCGACCAAGGTCGACCGTTCTGCGGCCTACGCCGCGCGCTACGTCGCTAAGAACATCGTTGCCGCTGGTCTCGCCGATCGCTGCACGCTGCAGCTCGCTTACGCCATCGGCGTGGCGCGTCCGCTGTCGATCTACATCGACACCCACGGCACCGGTAAGGTGTCGGAGGACCAGCTCGAGAAGGCCGCGGCCAAGGCGATGGACCTCACCCCGCGCGGCATCCGCACCCATCTCGATCTCAACCGGCCGATCTACGCGCGCACCTCGGCCTATGGCCATTTCGGCCGCACGCCCGACAACGAGGGCGGCTTCTCCTGGGAGAAGACCGATCTCGTCGAGCCGCTCAAGCGCGCGCTCTAG
- a CDS encoding cobalamin-independent methionine synthase II family protein: protein MQRTKAPFRADEVGSLLRPTKIKEARSRLEKGEISADDLRKIEDMEIEKVVHKQASVGLKLATDGEFRRSWWHFDFLAKLTGCELFHPDTGIQFTGVQTRHDAVRVIGKLDFPDDHPMLDHFRFLKKSADQAHVTAKMTIPSPAVLHFRGGRKSISKDVYPDLDAFYEDLGKTYRKAVKAFYDAGCRYLQFDDTVWAYLCSQDELQKARERGDNPDGLQQIYARIINYALAEKPADMVVTTHVCRGNFRSTWISSGGYEPVAETMLAGTNYDGYFLEYDSDRAGGFEPLRFLPKGNKVVVVGVITSKFGELEKKDDIKRRLEEAAKFAPLEQLALSPQCGFASTEEGNILSEEEQWAKLSLAVEIAKEVWGN, encoded by the coding sequence ATGCAGCGAACCAAAGCCCCCTTCCGCGCCGACGAGGTCGGCAGTCTCCTGCGTCCGACTAAGATCAAGGAAGCCCGCAGCCGTCTCGAGAAGGGCGAGATCTCCGCTGACGATCTGCGCAAGATCGAGGACATGGAGATCGAGAAGGTCGTGCATAAGCAGGCTTCGGTCGGCCTCAAGCTCGCGACCGACGGCGAATTCCGTCGCTCCTGGTGGCATTTCGATTTCCTGGCCAAGCTCACCGGCTGCGAGCTGTTCCACCCCGATACCGGCATCCAGTTCACGGGCGTGCAGACCCGGCACGATGCGGTGCGCGTGATCGGCAAGCTCGACTTCCCCGACGACCACCCGATGCTCGACCACTTCCGTTTCCTGAAGAAGTCCGCCGACCAGGCCCACGTCACCGCCAAGATGACGATCCCGTCGCCTGCCGTGCTGCACTTCCGCGGCGGCCGCAAGTCGATCTCCAAGGACGTCTATCCCGATCTCGACGCCTTCTACGAGGATCTCGGCAAGACCTATCGCAAGGCGGTGAAGGCGTTCTACGACGCCGGTTGTCGTTATCTCCAGTTCGACGACACCGTGTGGGCCTATCTCTGCTCGCAGGACGAACTGCAGAAGGCGCGCGAGCGCGGCGACAATCCGGACGGCCTTCAGCAGATCTATGCCCGCATCATCAACTACGCACTGGCCGAGAAGCCCGCCGACATGGTGGTGACGACGCATGTCTGCCGCGGCAATTTCCGCTCGACCTGGATCTCCTCGGGCGGCTACGAGCCGGTCGCCGAGACCATGCTCGCCGGCACCAATTACGACGGCTACTTCCTCGAATACGACAGCGATCGTGCCGGCGGCTTCGAGCCGCTGCGCTTCCTGCCCAAGGGCAACAAGGTCGTCGTGGTCGGCGTCATCACCTCGAAGTTCGGCGAGCTCGAGAAGAAGGACGACATCAAGCGCCGCCTGGAGGAAGCCGCCAAGTTCGCGCCGCTCGAGCAGCTCGCGCTCTCGCCGCAATGCGGCTTTGCCTCGACGGAAGAGGGCAACATCCTCTCCGAAGAGGAGCAATGGGCCAAGCTCAGCCTCGCGGTGGAGATCGCGAAGGAAGTGTGGGGTAACTGA
- a CDS encoding ABC transporter ATP-binding protein, with product MSDLLAIDSLRAGYGEAVVLPNMSLRLAEGQVLALLGRNGTGKTTLINSIVGVTRRFSGSVALAGTDVTALRPDQRARAGIGWVPQERNIFRSLTVEENMTAVAQPGPWTVEKVYEMFPRLKERRSNFGNQLSGGEQQMLAIGRALTLNPKVLLLDEPTEGLAPIIVEELLKAIGTITRAGGICSIIVEQNAQKILGLADRVVILERGTIVHDAPSVALKADPSVLERHLGVAGAAAH from the coding sequence ATGTCTGACCTGCTCGCGATCGATTCGCTTCGCGCCGGTTATGGCGAAGCGGTCGTCTTGCCCAACATGTCGCTGCGCCTCGCCGAAGGGCAGGTGCTGGCGCTGCTCGGCCGCAATGGCACCGGCAAGACCACGCTGATCAACTCCATCGTCGGCGTCACCCGCCGCTTCTCGGGCTCGGTCGCGCTCGCCGGCACGGATGTCACCGCGCTACGGCCCGATCAGCGCGCACGCGCCGGCATCGGCTGGGTGCCGCAGGAGCGCAACATCTTCCGCTCGCTCACGGTGGAAGAGAACATGACTGCCGTGGCACAGCCCGGTCCCTGGACCGTCGAGAAAGTCTACGAGATGTTCCCGCGGCTGAAGGAGCGGCGGAGCAATTTCGGCAACCAGCTTTCCGGCGGCGAGCAGCAGATGCTGGCGATCGGCCGCGCGCTGACCCTCAATCCGAAAGTGCTGCTGCTGGACGAGCCGACCGAGGGCCTTGCTCCCATCATCGTCGAGGAACTGCTCAAGGCCATCGGCACCATCACGCGGGCGGGCGGCATCTGCTCGATCATCGTGGAGCAGAATGCCCAAAAGATTCTGGGGCTCGCCGACCGTGTCGTGATATTGGAGCGCGGAACGATCGTCCACGACGCCCCCAGCGTCGCGCTCAAGGCCGACCCCTCGGTCCTGGAACGCCATCTCGGCGTCGCCGGGGCGGCGGCCCACTAA
- a CDS encoding ABC transporter ATP-binding protein, with translation MTIALETQNLEKQFGGLRVTRDLSLKVEQGARHALIGPNGAGKTTVINQLTGVLKPNSGRILLEGQDITDLPVHKRVLRGLSRTFQINQLYPDLTPLETIGLAVSERLGHGGDWWRRMGTRGDVNGEIADLLTHFHLLDVMNEQTVTLPYGKQRLLEIAVAIAAKPRVLLLDEPAAGVPESERHDILAVVGALPRDVTVLLIEHDMDLVFSFADRISVLVSGALLTEGRPEEVARDPQVKAVYLGEEAVNV, from the coding sequence ATGACCATCGCGCTCGAAACCCAAAATCTCGAAAAGCAGTTCGGCGGCCTGCGCGTCACCCGTGATCTGTCCTTGAAGGTCGAGCAGGGCGCCCGCCACGCGCTGATCGGCCCGAACGGCGCCGGCAAGACCACAGTCATCAACCAGCTCACCGGCGTGCTCAAGCCGAACTCGGGTCGCATCCTGCTGGAAGGACAGGACATCACCGATCTGCCTGTGCACAAGCGCGTGCTGCGCGGCCTGTCGCGCACCTTCCAGATCAACCAGCTTTATCCCGACCTGACCCCGCTCGAGACCATCGGCTTGGCCGTGTCCGAGCGCCTCGGCCATGGCGGCGACTGGTGGCGGCGGATGGGCACGCGCGGCGACGTCAACGGCGAGATCGCCGATCTGCTCACGCACTTTCACCTGCTCGACGTCATGAACGAGCAGACCGTGACGCTGCCTTACGGCAAGCAACGCCTGCTGGAAATCGCCGTTGCGATCGCGGCCAAGCCGCGCGTGCTGCTGCTGGACGAGCCTGCGGCCGGCGTGCCCGAGAGCGAGCGCCATGACATTCTGGCCGTGGTCGGTGCGCTGCCGCGCGACGTCACCGTGCTCTTGATCGAGCACGACATGGACCTCGTCTTCTCCTTTGCCGACCGCATCTCGGTGCTGGTCTCGGGCGCGCTGCTCACCGAAGGCCGGCCCGAAGAGGTCGCGCGCGATCCGCAGGTGAAGGCCGTCTATCTTGGCGAGGAGGCGGTCAATGTCTGA
- a CDS encoding branched-chain amino acid ABC transporter permease gives MSAASDVGYHAQRQARWHWGEIAFWLVVLACGFLFPSRYLIMTDILRLALFTMSLDLILGYAGIVSLGHAAFFGVGAYAAGLLALHGIIKEPVLALIVAGLAAMVLGFATSFLVIRGVDLTRLMVTLGIALLLEALAERFSNITGGTDGLQGIEMQPIFGEIPFDMFGKAGFFYSLAVLFLLFLFARRVVHSPFGLSLRAIKNNPLRAAAIGIPVNRRLIAIYTLAAFYAGIAGALFTQTTAIASLDVFAFERSADLMLVLVIGGTGYLYGGLVGAVVFRMLQELFSTITPQYWQFWIGLVLVLIVLIGRQRLHRWVLYLPNLIIRQVAGRKAVVAVSESEA, from the coding sequence ATGAGCGCTGCTTCCGACGTCGGCTATCATGCCCAGCGCCAGGCGCGCTGGCACTGGGGCGAAATCGCCTTCTGGCTGGTCGTGCTGGCCTGCGGTTTCCTGTTTCCCTCCCGCTATCTGATCATGACCGACATCCTGCGGCTGGCGCTGTTCACGATGTCGCTCGATCTCATCCTCGGTTATGCCGGCATCGTCTCGCTCGGCCATGCCGCGTTCTTCGGCGTTGGTGCCTATGCTGCGGGCCTTCTTGCCTTGCACGGCATCATCAAGGAGCCCGTGCTGGCGCTGATCGTCGCCGGCCTTGCCGCGATGGTGCTCGGCTTTGCCACCAGCTTCCTGGTGATCCGCGGCGTCGATCTCACCCGGCTGATGGTGACGCTCGGCATCGCGCTGCTGCTGGAAGCGCTCGCCGAACGCTTCTCCAACATCACCGGCGGCACCGACGGCCTGCAGGGCATCGAGATGCAGCCGATCTTCGGCGAGATCCCGTTCGACATGTTCGGCAAGGCCGGGTTCTTCTACTCGCTGGCTGTGCTGTTTCTGCTCTTCCTGTTCGCCCGCCGCGTCGTGCATTCCCCGTTCGGCCTGTCGCTGCGCGCGATCAAGAACAATCCGCTGCGCGCCGCCGCGATTGGCATTCCCGTCAACCGCCGCCTGATCGCGATCTACACGCTTGCGGCGTTCTATGCCGGCATCGCCGGCGCGCTGTTCACCCAGACCACCGCGATCGCCTCGCTCGACGTGTTCGCCTTCGAACGCTCCGCCGACCTGATGCTGGTGCTGGTCATCGGCGGCACCGGCTATCTCTATGGCGGGCTGGTGGGCGCGGTGGTGTTCCGCATGCTCCAGGAATTGTTCTCCACCATCACGCCGCAATATTGGCAGTTCTGGATCGGCCTCGTGCTGGTGCTGATCGTGCTGATCGGCCGTCAGCGCCTGCACCGCTGGGTGCTCTATCTCCCGAACCTGATCATCAGGCAGGTTGCCGGGCGCAAGGCCGTCGTCGCCGTGTCGGAGAGCGAGGCATGA
- a CDS encoding branched-chain amino acid ABC transporter permease, which yields MTAILTNLFDGVAYGMLLFVLACGLAVTLGLMNFVNLAHGAFAMAGGYICMVLVNRMGWPFFAALPLAFVSAAAIGIVLERTLYRHLYARSHLDQVLFTIGLTFMSVAAVDYIQGSSRVFIDLPAALQGQFDVFGVGIGRYRLMIIVICGLLTIGLQLVLAKTRFGSRLRAAVDDPRAASGLGINVPQVFAFTFAFGCGLAGLGGALSAEILGLDPYFPLKFMIYFLIVVTVGGSSSITGPFLASLLLGIGDVAGKYYVPKMGPFVIYTMMIVILIWRPNGLFGRTAAR from the coding sequence ATGACCGCGATCCTCACCAATTTGTTCGATGGCGTTGCCTACGGCATGCTGCTGTTCGTGCTCGCCTGCGGGCTCGCGGTCACGCTCGGCCTGATGAACTTCGTCAATCTCGCCCACGGCGCCTTCGCCATGGCCGGCGGATATATCTGCATGGTGCTGGTCAACCGGATGGGCTGGCCATTCTTCGCCGCCCTGCCGCTCGCCTTCGTCTCCGCGGCCGCGATCGGCATCGTGCTCGAACGCACGCTCTATCGCCATCTCTATGCGCGCAGCCATCTCGACCAGGTGCTGTTCACGATCGGCCTGACCTTCATGTCCGTCGCGGCCGTCGACTACATCCAGGGCTCCTCGCGTGTCTTCATCGATCTGCCGGCTGCGCTCCAGGGTCAGTTCGACGTGTTCGGCGTCGGCATCGGCCGCTACCGGTTGATGATCATCGTGATCTGCGGCCTGCTCACCATCGGCCTCCAATTGGTGCTGGCCAAGACGCGCTTCGGCAGCCGCCTGCGCGCCGCAGTCGATGATCCTCGCGCCGCAAGCGGCCTCGGCATCAACGTGCCGCAGGTGTTCGCCTTCACCTTCGCCTTTGGCTGCGGACTCGCCGGGCTCGGCGGCGCGCTGAGCGCCGAGATCCTCGGTCTCGACCCGTACTTCCCGCTGAAGTTCATGATCTACTTCCTGATCGTGGTCACCGTCGGCGGCTCCTCCTCAATTACCGGGCCGTTCCTGGCCTCGCTCCTGCTCGGCATCGGCGACGTCGCCGGAAAATATTACGTGCCGAAGATGGGACCCTTCGTGATCTACACCATGATGATCGTGATCCTGATCTGGCGCCCGAACGGCCTGTTTGGCCGTACGGCTGCGCGGTGA
- a CDS encoding ABC transporter substrate-binding protein, producing MFVRMQLSWAAAVAAISSLAAVAPAKAQDAVKIGLILPMTGGQASTGKQIENAIKLYMQQKGDTVAGKKVEIILKDDAAIPDKTKTAAQELIVNDKVNFIAGFGVTPAALAAAPLATQAKIPEVVMAAGTSIITERSPYIVRTSFTLAQSSTIIGDWAVKNGIKKVATLTSDYAPGNDALNFFKQHFTAGGGEVVEEVKTPLANPDFAPFLQRMKDAKPDAIFVFVPAGQGGNFMKQYAERGLDKAGIKVIGPGDVTDDDLLNNMGDAVLGTVTAHLYSAAHPSQMNKDFVAAYKKAFGNRPGFMAVGGYDGIHLIYEALKKTGGDTNGDKLIEAMKGQKWESPRGPISIDPETRDIVQNIYIRKVEKVDGELYNVEFATFEAVKDLGKTKK from the coding sequence ATGTTCGTACGTATGCAATTGTCTTGGGCTGCGGCGGTGGCCGCCATCTCGAGCCTCGCTGCCGTCGCGCCTGCGAAGGCGCAGGACGCCGTCAAGATCGGCCTGATCCTGCCGATGACCGGCGGCCAGGCCTCGACGGGCAAGCAGATCGAGAACGCGATCAAGCTCTACATGCAGCAGAAGGGCGATACTGTCGCCGGCAAGAAGGTCGAGATCATCCTCAAGGACGACGCCGCGATCCCGGACAAGACCAAGACGGCTGCGCAGGAGTTGATCGTCAACGACAAGGTCAATTTCATCGCCGGCTTCGGCGTGACGCCCGCAGCGCTCGCGGCCGCGCCGCTCGCAACGCAGGCCAAGATTCCGGAAGTCGTGATGGCGGCCGGCACCTCCATCATCACCGAGCGCTCGCCCTACATCGTGCGCACCAGCTTCACGCTGGCGCAGTCCTCGACCATCATCGGTGACTGGGCAGTGAAGAACGGCATCAAGAAGGTGGCGACACTGACCTCCGACTACGCGCCGGGCAATGACGCGCTTAACTTCTTCAAGCAGCACTTCACCGCCGGCGGCGGCGAGGTGGTCGAAGAGGTGAAGACGCCGCTCGCCAACCCCGACTTCGCGCCGTTCCTGCAGCGCATGAAGGACGCCAAGCCCGATGCGATCTTCGTGTTCGTGCCGGCCGGCCAGGGCGGCAATTTCATGAAGCAATATGCCGAGCGCGGCCTCGACAAGGCCGGCATCAAGGTGATCGGACCCGGCGACGTCACCGATGACGACCTGCTCAACAACATGGGCGACGCCGTGCTCGGCACCGTCACCGCGCATCTCTACTCCGCGGCGCATCCCTCGCAGATGAACAAGGATTTCGTCGCCGCCTACAAGAAGGCGTTCGGCAACCGTCCGGGCTTCATGGCCGTGGGCGGCTATGACGGCATCCACCTGATTTATGAAGCGCTGAAGAAGACGGGTGGCGACACCAACGGCGACAAGCTGATCGAAGCCATGAAGGGGCAGAAGTGGGAAAGCCCGCGCGGCCCGATCTCGATCGATCCCGAGACCCGCGACATCGTGCAGAACATCTACATTCGCAAGGTCGAGAAGGTCGACGGCGAGCTCTACAATGTCGAGTTCGCAACCTTCGAAGCCGTCAAGGATCTCGGCAAGACCAAGAAGTGA
- the purU gene encoding formyltetrahydrofolate deformylase, whose product MPDHQYVLTLSCPDRPGIVSAVSTFLAHNGQNILDAQQFDDVETKKFFMRVVFTAADLAVELSALQTGFAAIAERFGMEWQMRDRAAHRKVMLLVSKSDHCLVDILYRWRTGELPMIPTAIVSNHPREVYAGLDFGGIPFHHLPVTKDTKREQEGQIMDLVGNTKTDLVVLARYMQILSDDLSAKLSGRCINIHHSFLPGFKGAKPYHQAHERGVKLIGATAHYVTRDLDEGPIIDQDVERISHRDTPEDLVRKGRDIERRVLARAIRYHLDDRVILNGRKTVVFVD is encoded by the coding sequence ATGCCCGATCATCAATATGTCCTGACCCTGTCCTGTCCGGATCGCCCGGGCATCGTTTCGGCGGTATCGACGTTCCTGGCCCACAACGGACAGAACATTCTCGACGCCCAGCAGTTCGACGACGTCGAGACCAAGAAGTTCTTCATGCGGGTGGTGTTCACCGCGGCCGACCTCGCCGTGGAGCTGTCGGCGCTCCAGACCGGCTTTGCTGCAATCGCCGAGCGTTTCGGCATGGAATGGCAGATGCGCGACCGCGCCGCGCATCGCAAGGTGATGTTGCTGGTATCGAAGTCCGACCATTGCCTGGTCGATATCCTCTATCGCTGGCGCACCGGCGAATTGCCGATGATCCCGACCGCGATCGTGTCCAACCATCCGCGCGAGGTCTATGCCGGGCTCGATTTCGGCGGCATCCCGTTCCACCATCTGCCTGTGACCAAGGACACCAAGCGCGAGCAGGAGGGCCAGATCATGGACCTCGTCGGCAACACGAAGACCGATCTCGTGGTGCTCGCCCGCTACATGCAGATCCTGTCCGATGATCTCTCGGCGAAACTGTCGGGCCGCTGCATCAATATCCACCACTCGTTCCTGCCGGGCTTCAAGGGCGCAAAACCCTATCACCAGGCCCATGAGCGCGGCGTCAAGCTGATCGGAGCGACCGCGCATTACGTTACGCGCGACCTCGACGAGGGCCCGATCATCGACCAGGACGTCGAGCGCATCAGCCACCGCGACACGCCGGAAGATCTGGTCCGCAAGGGCCGCGACATCGAGCGCCGCGTGCTCGCCCGCGCGATCCGCTACCATCTCGACGACCGCGTCATCCTCAACGGCCGCAAGACCGTGGTGTTCGTGGATTAG
- a CDS encoding uroporphyrinogen-III synthase, protein MADRLNGTRILILETREEAQFSKLLAEQGAEVVQCPMFTIEDASDPAPVEAWIRRAIERPFDDLVLMTGEGLRRIIKLARARELDKALVAALAKSRKFTRGPKPGKALREVGLEAQQTTEKPTTEGVIEMLGRLDLKGRRLGLQLYPDKDHSALTGALTAQGAAVDTVLPYSYDSKAADANIVAAIDDMAEGRIDSIALTNLGQVRRLIEAAKAHGVEARLRAGLERTLIASVGPAVSGELAAHGLRTDISPPEDAYFMRPLISAMAAALAERKPATR, encoded by the coding sequence ATGGCCGACCGCTTGAACGGCACCCGCATCCTGATCCTGGAAACGCGCGAGGAGGCGCAGTTCTCGAAACTCCTCGCCGAGCAAGGCGCCGAGGTCGTGCAGTGCCCGATGTTCACCATCGAGGATGCGTCGGACCCGGCCCCGGTCGAGGCCTGGATCCGCCGCGCCATCGAGCGGCCGTTCGACGATCTCGTGCTGATGACCGGCGAAGGTCTGCGGCGGATCATCAAGCTCGCCCGCGCGCGTGAGCTCGATAAGGCTCTCGTGGCCGCGCTTGCCAAATCGCGAAAATTCACCCGGGGCCCGAAGCCCGGCAAGGCGCTACGGGAGGTTGGCCTCGAGGCGCAGCAGACCACGGAGAAGCCGACCACCGAGGGCGTGATCGAGATGTTGGGCAGGCTCGACCTGAAGGGCCGACGCCTAGGCCTCCAGCTCTATCCGGACAAGGACCACAGCGCGCTGACCGGCGCGCTTACCGCGCAAGGCGCCGCGGTCGATACCGTGCTGCCCTATTCTTACGATTCCAAGGCGGCGGATGCCAACATCGTTGCCGCGATCGACGACATGGCGGAGGGGCGGATCGATTCCATCGCACTGACCAATCTCGGCCAGGTTCGCCGCCTGATCGAAGCCGCAAAGGCGCATGGCGTCGAAGCACGTCTTCGCGCCGGGCTGGAGCGGACGCTGATCGCCTCGGTCGGCCCGGCAGTCTCGGGCGAGCTCGCCGCGCATGGCCTGCGCACAGACATCTCGCCGCCGGAGGACGCCTATTTCATGCGCCCGCTGATCTCGGCGATGGCCGCAGCGCTGGCCGAGCGGAAGCCGGCGACGCGCTGA